The DNA region GCCGCCTGGCCAGCTATCGCCGAAAGACTTCGTCAACCGCTACCACCTCGCCAAGCTTCGCTCCGGTGGGGCCAAGGGACAGGGCCAGACAGTCGCGATCATCACCCTCGCCGCATTCAAGCCCTCGACACCCCTGACCTTCTGGAACAAGTATCTCGGCCTCAACGAGCCGGCGAGCCGGCTCACGACCATCCCGATCGACGGGGGTGCGCCGGGACCGAGCGCTGATGTCGGAACGAGCGAGAGTGATCTCGACGTCGAGCAGTCCGGCGCGGTCGCGCCGAAGGCACACGTGCTCGCCTACACGGCACCCAACAGCGACCCGGGTTTCGCGGACGCCTTCTTCGCCGCCGCCTCCGACAACGTCGCGGACACGGTCTCGACGAGTTGGGGCGAGTCGGAGTCCATCCTGCGGATGCAGGTCGCCCAGGGCCTCGAAACACCGGCGTACGTGCAGGCCTTCGACGAGGTGCTCCTCGAGTTCGGCGCGCAGGGCCAGTCCAACTTCAACGCGAGCGGCGACAGCGGTGCCTATGACGCCATCGGCGATGCGGCGACCACCAACCTCGACCCCGGTACCAGCAATGACAGCCCGTACACCACCTCCACCGGCGGGACGACCCTGCCGGGTCTTCAGACCTACCAGGCGACCGACAGCACGGGTAAGCCGGTCGGCACCGAATCCGCGAACATCCCCGCCGAGCGGGCGTGGGGGTGGGACTACCTCTGGCCGCTGCACAAGGCGCTCGGTCTGCCCGACGAGGCAGCTGCCGTCACGGATCTCAGTTCGGGCCTCCAACTCGGCGCCGGTGGCGGCTACAGCGTCCTGGAAAACCGGCCGGGCTATCAGCAGGACGTCTCCACGTTCAACGCCCGGCGCTACCTGATCCCCACCCAGTTCACCGACGTGGCGCCGGGACTGACGCTGCCGACCGCCTTCGGGTTCAACCCGTCGCCGCGGCTGATCTCGGGCACCGTGGCCCGCGGCCGCGCCACCCCGGACCTGTCTGCCAACGCCGACCCGCAGACCGGCTACGCCGTCTACGACCCGGACCTCTTCATCGGCGGCTTCCAGCAGGAAGGCGGTACCAGCTTCACCGCACCCCAACTCAACGGAGCCGCAGCGGTGATCAACAGCTATGCGGGTCGGCGGATCGGGTTCTGGAACCCCGCGATCTATCGATTTGCGCGGTCTGGCAGCTCACCGTTCCAGCCGCTGAACGACACGAAGGTCTACTCCGGCAAGCGGTTCCTCTTCCAGACCAACGCGAAGGGGGTCGTGACCGCATTGCCCGGCCAGTTCAGCAACGACAACCTCTTCTACACCGGTACGCCGGGGAAGATCTGGAATGCCGCCGCCGGTCTCGGCATCCCCAACCTGACCGCGTTGGCGCACGACTTCACCCGATGATGCGGTGAGCCTCCGCCGTCCGGCTCAGCCGGACGGCGGCCTCACC from Mycobacteriales bacterium includes:
- a CDS encoding S53 family serine peptidase → MKPVKPLRVGVRRVVVVGTAAIVAMSGYLGAAAASPGSAGSGHGLVSVAQGPSTTALASGTPLGATAAATKIQVSFILRARHLRVLERRVQAGWGHHYLSTAQFAAQYGQSTGYVRALQAYLRGFGITSHAYADRLDVSARGTAEQINKALNVLLRDYRVQSTSPTARGSSRPQTVYGTRTNPRMPADLAGPILAVLGLSNYSSAQSRAIPAVGHRATTGARASKAASLPPGQLSPKDFVNRYHLAKLRSGGAKGQGQTVAIITLAAFKPSTPLTFWNKYLGLNEPASRLTTIPIDGGAPGPSADVGTSESDLDVEQSGAVAPKAHVLAYTAPNSDPGFADAFFAAASDNVADTVSTSWGESESILRMQVAQGLETPAYVQAFDEVLLEFGAQGQSNFNASGDSGAYDAIGDAATTNLDPGTSNDSPYTTSTGGTTLPGLQTYQATDSTGKPVGTESANIPAERAWGWDYLWPLHKALGLPDEAAAVTDLSSGLQLGAGGGYSVLENRPGYQQDVSTFNARRYLIPTQFTDVAPGLTLPTAFGFNPSPRLISGTVARGRATPDLSANADPQTGYAVYDPDLFIGGFQQEGGTSFTAPQLNGAAAVINSYAGRRIGFWNPAIYRFARSGSSPFQPLNDTKVYSGKRFLFQTNAKGVVTALPGQFSNDNLFYTGTPGKIWNAAAGLGIPNLTALAHDFTR